In one window of Cynocephalus volans isolate mCynVol1 chromosome 6, mCynVol1.pri, whole genome shotgun sequence DNA:
- the SAMD9 gene encoding sterile alpha motif domain-containing protein 9 codes for MAEPLNLPENTDDWTKEDVNRWLESHKIDQKHREILTTQDVNGAILKWLNKKHLVDMGITHGPAIQIEELFKQLQKTSSEDLTQTSKRKKGSKNVPKKQTVMQEESRETSMQKQKNKENSDMANAPTMSTVPKGSESLKNKLTDDEIDDKKEKQPSTELTCVSYPFDEFSNPYRYKLHFCLQPETGPRNLIDPIHEFKAFTNTETATEEDIKMKFSNEVFRFAAACMNSRTNGTIHFGVKDKPHGKIVGTKVISVTKDALINHFNLMIHQYFEDHQVQQAKKCIREPRFVEVLMPNSTLSDKCVIEVDVIPQYSECKHDYFQVKMQNYNNKTWEQSSKFSVFVRDGASTKDLMKNKVDFRAFKLDLKTLAESRKEAEEKCRVKTSKKESEGPKLVKLLTGNQDLLDNSHYDWYILVTNKCHPNQKVHLDFLKEIKWFAVLEFDPESGSNGVVKAYKESRVANLHSPSLYVEGKTTPNEKISSLNLYQQPSWIFCNGRLDLDSEKYKPLDPSSWQRERASEVRKLISFLTHEDIMPRGKFLVVFLLLSSVDDPRDPLIETFCAFYQDLKGMENILCICVHSHICQGWKDLLEARLTKQQDELSKQCISTLSLEEINGTILKLKSVTQSVKRFLPSIGSSTVLLKKEEDIMTSLEILCENECEGTLLEKDNNKFLEFKASKEEDFYRGGKVSWWNFYFSSENYSSPFVKRDKYERLEEMIQDWADSSKPICTKIIHLYHHPGCGGTTLAMHILWELRKKFRCAVLKNKTVDFSEIGEQVTNLITYGTTNHQEYLPVLLLVDDFEEQDNVYLLQASIQTAVAKKYIRYAKTLVIILNCMRSQNPEKNAMIPDSIALIHQLSPKEQRAFELKLKEIKEQHKNFEDFYSFMIMKTNFNKQYIENVVRNILKGQNISTKEAKLFSFLALLNSYVPDTTISLSQCEKFLGIGNKTAYWGKEKLEDKMGTYSTILIKTEVTECGKYCGVRIIHPLIAVLSLEELKKSYHLDKSQIMLDMLTENLFYDSGIGKSKFFQDVQTLLLTRQRDGYEGETATWFSPFIEALHKDEGNAAVKAVLLEGIHRFNPNAFICQALARHFYIKEKDFSNALNWAKQAKKIEPDNSYISDTLGQVYKSKIRWWIEDNGRNRSISVDDLTGLLDLAVHASNAFKESQQQSEDRQYEGQERLCQKSKRRYDTYNIAGYQGEIEVGSYTIQILQLIPFFDNKNELSKKDMVNFLSGSNDIPGDPNNEFKLALKNFIPYLTNLQHSLKKSFDFFDDYFVLLKPRNNIKQNEETKTRRKVAGYFKKYVDTFVSLEESQNIDFGSKLSLPLKAEKYRNSLIALKADKFSGLLEYLVKSQEDAVSTVEDIVNKYTLLFEQCSVRIQPKEKQNFILANIVLSCIKPTSKLVKPIKKLKDQLREVLQPIGLTSRFSEPYFLASLLFWPENHQLDQDSKQMEKYARSLENSFRGQYKHMHRTKQPIAYFFLGKGNNMNRLVHKGKIDQCFGKTPDSNSLWQSGHVWKNENVRNLLLRLHGRAENNCLYIEYGINEKITIPITPTFLGQLRSGRSIEKVSFYLGFSIGGPLAYDIEIA; via the coding sequence ATGGCAGAGCCGCTGAACCTTCCAGAAAATACAGATGATTGGACAAAGGAGGATGTTAATCGGTGGTTAGAAAGTCATAAGATTGACCAAAAACACAGGGAAATCTTGACTACACAAGATGTGAATGGAGCAATCTTGAAGTGGTTAAATAAAAAACATCTTGTTGATATGGGCATAACACATGGACCAGCTATCCAAATAGAGGAACTAttcaaacaattgcagaaaaCATCCTCTGAAGATCTTACTCAGacatctaaaaggaaaaaaggcagTAAAAATGTTCCTAAAAAACAGACTGTGATGCAAGAGGAAAGTAGAGAAACTTCAATgcaaaaacagaagaataaagagAATTCAGATATGGCTAATGCGCCTACAATGAGTACAGTTCCTAAAGGTTCTGAGTCACTAAAAAATAAGCTCACAGATGATGAAATAGATGACAAAAAGGAAAAGCAGCCATCCACAGAACTGACATGTGTTTCATACCCTTTTGATGAATTCAGTAATCCATATCGTTACAAATTGCATTTTTGTCTACAGCCTGAAACAGGACCACGCAATCTCATTGATCCAATACATGAATTCAAAGCCTTCACAAATACAGAAACAGCCACAGAAGAGGATATTAAGATGAAATTTAGCAATGAAGTTTTTCGATTTGCTGCAGCTTGTATGAATTCACGTACCAATGGCACCATTCATTTCGGAGTCAAAGACAAACCCCACGGAAAAATAGTTGGCACAAAAGTCATCAGTGTCACTAAAGATGCCCTCATTAACCACTTCAATCTGATGATACATCAGTATTTTGAAGACCATCAGGTCCAACAAGCAAAGAAGTGCATTCGAGAGCCAAGATTTGTGGAAGTGTTAATGCCAAATAGTACTTTATCTGACAAATGTGTTATTGAAGTAGATGTCATTCCTCAATACTCTGAATGTAAACATGATTATTTCCAGgttaaaatgcaaaattacaaCAACAAAACATGGGAACAAAGTTCAAAATTCTCAGTCTTTGTGCGAGATGGGGCCAGCACAAAGGACCTcatgaaaaataaagttgatttcAGAGCatttaaattagatttaaaaacacTAGCAGAGTCTaggaaagaagcagaagaaaaatgcagagtaaaaacaagtaaaaaggaAAGTGAGGGACCAAAGCTGGTGAAACTGTTGACAGGAAATCAGGATTTGTTAGATAATTCACACTATGACTGGTACATTCTTGTAACAAATAAATGCCACCCAAATCAAAAAGTACACTTAGACTtcttaaaggaaattaaatggTTTGCTGTGTTGGAGTTTGATCCTGAATCTGGGAGTAATGGAGTAGTCAAAGCTTACAAAGAAAGTCGAGTAGCAAACCTTCACTCTCCAAGTCTGTATGTGGAAGGGAAAACCACACCAAATGAGAAGATTTCTAGTCTGAATCTTTACCAGCAACCCAGCTGGATTTTCTGCAATGGCAGGTTAGACCTTGACAGTGAAAAATATAAACCCTTAGATCCAAGTTCCTGGCAAAGAGAACGAGCTTCTGAAGTCAGgaaactgatttcatttcttacacATGAAGACATAATGCCAAGAGGGAAGTTTTTGGTGGTGTTTCTATTACTCTCTTCCGTGGATGACCCAAGAGACCCCCTCATTGAGACTTTCTGTGCTTTCTACCAAGatctcaaaggaatggaaaatataCTGTGTATTTGTGTGCATTCACACATATGTCAGGGATGGAAAGATCTACTTGAAGCAAGATTAACAAAACAGCAAGATGAATTATCAAAACAATGTATTTCTACTTTAAGTCTTGAAGAGATAAATGGCACTATCCTTAAACTAAAATCTGTGACTCAATCTGTAAAGAGATTTTTGCCATCTATTGGCTCATCTACTGTCCttttgaaaaaggaagaagataTCATGACTTCTCTGGAAATTCTCTGTGAAAATGAATGTGAAGGTACACTCTTAGAGAAGGACAATAATAAATTCCTTGAATTTAAGGCATCAAAAGAGGAAGACTTCTATCGAGGTGGCAAAGTATCATGGTGGAACTTCTACTTTTCTTCTGAAAACTATTCTTCACCTTTTGTCAAAAGGGATAAATATGAAAGACTTGAAGAAATGATTCAAGACTGGGCAGATTCTTCTAAACCAATATGTACCAAAATTATCCATCTGTACCATCATCCAGGCTGTGGGGGGACTACCTTGGCTATGCATATTCTCTGGGAACTAAGGAAAAAATTCAGATGTGCTGTGCTGAAAAACAAGACAGTGGATTTTTCTGAAATTGGAGAACAGGTGACCAATTTGATCACCTATGGAACAACGAACCATCAGGAATACTTACCTGTATTGCTCCTTGTTGATGATTTTGAAGAACAAGATAATGTCTATCTTCTGCAGGCCTCTATTCAAACAGCTGTAGCTAAAAAATACATTCGATATGCGAAGACTCTAGTGATCATCCTAAATTGCATGAGATCACAGAATCCTGAAAAAAATGCAATGATCCCAGACAGTATCGCGTTGATACACCAACTATCTCCCAAAGAACAGAGAGCTTTTGAGCTTaagctgaaagaaatcaaagaacagcACAAAAACTTTgaagatttttattctttcatgatCATGAAAACCAATTTTAATAAACAGTACATAGAAAATGTGGTCAGGAATATCCTGAAAGGGCAGAATATTTCTACAAAGGAAGCaaagctcttttcttttctggctcTTCTTAATTCATATGTGCCTGATACCACCATTTCACTATCCCAGTGTGAAAAGTTCTTAGGAATCGGAAACAAGACAGCCtactggggaaaagaaaaacttgaagaCAAGATGGGCACCTACTCTACAATTCTGATAAAAACAGAGGTCACGGAATGCGGGAAGTACTGTGGAGTGCGCATCATTCACCCTTTGATTGCAGTTCTCTCACTGGAAGAATTGAAGAAAAGCTATCACTTGGATAAAAGTCAAATTATGCTGGATATGCTAACAGAAAATTTGTTCTATGATTCTGGTATAGGAAAAAGCAAATTTTTCCAAGATGTGCAAACACTGCTGCTCACGAGACAGCGTGATGGATATGAAGGTGAAACAGCAACTTGGTTTTCCCCATTTATTGAAGCATTACATAAAGATGAAGGAAATGCAGCAGTTAAAGCGGTACTGCTTGAAGGTATCCATCGATTCAACCCAAATGCATTCATTTGCCAAGCTTTGGCAAGACATTTCTACATTAAAGAGAAGGACTTTAGCAATGCTCTAAATTGggcaaaacaagcaaaaaagataGAACCTGACAATTCTTATATTTCAGATACACTGGGTCAAGTctacaaaagcaaaataagatGGTGGATAGAGGATAATGGAAGAAACAGGAGCATTTCAGTCGATGATCTAACTGGTCTTCTGGATTTAGCAGTACATGCCTCAAATGCATTCAAAGAATCGCAACAGCAAAGTGAAGACAGACAATATGAAGGGCAGGAAAGGCTGTGTCAGAAGTCCAAAAGGAGATATGATACTTACAATATAGCTGGTTATCAAGGGGAGATAGAAGTTGGATCCTACACAATCCAGATTCTCCAGCTCATTCCTTTTTTtgacaataaaaatgaactatCAAAAAAAGATATGGTCAATTTCCTATCAGGAAGTAATGATATTCCAGGGGATCCAAACAACGAATTTAAATTAGCCCTCAAGAACTTTATTCCTTATCTAACTAATTTGCAACATTCTTTGAAAaagtcttttgatttttttgatgatTACTTTGTCCTTCTAAAACCCAGGAACAACATTAAGCAAAACGAAGAGACCAAAACTCGGAGGAAGGTGgctggatattttaaaaagtatgtagaTACATTTGTTTCCTTAGAGGAATCACAAAACATAGATTTTGGATCAAAGCTCAGTTTGCCCCTTAAAGCAGAGAAGTATCGGAATAGCCTAATAGCTTTAAAAGCAGACAAGTTTTCTGGGCTCTTGGAATACCTTGTCAAAAGTCAAGAAGATGCTGTAAGCACTGTGGAAGATATAGTAAACAAATATACTCTCCTCTTTGAACAATGCTCTGTCAGAATTCagccaaaagaaaagcaaaatttcatCCTGGCCAACATCGTTCTCTCCTGTATTAAACCTACCTCCAAATTAGTGAAGccaattaaaaaactgaaagatCAGCTTCGAGAAGTCTTGCAACCAATAGGACTGACTAGTCGATTTTCAGAACCTTATTTCCTAGCTTCCCTCTTATTCTGGCCAGAAAACCATCAACTAGATCAAGATtctaaacaaatggaaaagtaTGCTCGATCACTGGAAAATTCTTTCAGAGGGCAATATAAGCATATGCATCGTACAAAGCAACCAATTGCATATTTCTTTCTCGGAAAAGGTAACAATATGAACAGACTGGTTCACAAAGGAAAAATTGATCAATGTTTTGGAAAGACACCTGATAGTAATTCCTTGTGGCAAAGTGGACATGTATGGAAGAACGAAAATGTCCGAAACCTTTTGCTTCGTTTACATGGGCGAGCTGAAAATAATTGTTTGTATATAGAATATGGAATCAATGAAAAAATCACAATACCCATCACACCCACTTTCTTGGGTCAACTTAGAAGTGGCAGAAGCATAGAAAAAGTGTCTTTTTACCTGGGATTTTCCATTGGAGGCCCACTTGCTTATGACATTGAAATTGCTTAA